The region AGGCGACCTTCAATCCTTCGTAGATGGCCTCTTCGGCGGTGCGCGGGGCCAGGCAGTCACCGATGCGCTTCACTTCTACCAGGCCTGCAAGCTCATCGACCAAGGTATCGACCGGCTGATGGCCCTGGCACAGCACCAGGGTATCGATGTTCTCGACGATCATCGGCTCGCCGCTGGCGGTGTGTTGCAGGTACACGGTGTTGTCATCGCAACCGTAAAGACGGGCGTAAGGGGTAATGTCGATGCCAAGTTTATGTAGCTCTCCGGCCATCTGGTCGCGCACGTACAGCGGCAGGCTTTCGCCGCAGTGCGTGCCGTTGACGGCCAACTGTACCCGATGCCCGGCACGTACCAGGCGTTCGGCAATGCCAGGGCCGATCCAATCGCAGCGCCAGTCCACCACCAACACCGAGCGGCCAAGGCTGACTTCTTCACGCAGCACCTGCCAGGCGTCGACCACCTGCAGCTCCCCACCGCGTTCGAAGGCTGGCCAGTAGGGTTCGGCACCGGTAGCTACGATTACCACATCCGGTTTTTCACGTTCGACCAGGGCACGATCCACGCGAGCGTTGCGTACCACTTCGACGCCGGCCAGTTGCATCTCCCGTTGCAGATTGGTGCTGGCGCCGCCGAATTCGGCGCGTCGCGGCAGCAATTGCGCCAATTGCACCTGGCCGCCCAATTGCGCACGGGCTTCGTACAGGGTGACTGCATGCCCGCGCGCGGCGGCCACCGCGGCGGCCTTCATACCCGCCGGGCCGCCCCCGGCAACCATTACGCGTTTGCGCACCGGCGCTGCTTGCAGCTCGCCGAATTGCTGTTCCCGCCCGGTTTCCGGGTGCTGAATGCAGGAGATCGGCAGGCCGCGGTGAAAGTGGCCGATACACGCCTGGTTGCAGGCAATGCAGGCGCGAACATCCTCGGCATGACCACTGTCGGTCTTGTTCGGCATCTGCGGATCGCAGATGAGTGCACGGGTCATGCCGCAGACATCGGCCTGGCCACGGGCAAGAATCAGTTCAGCCTCCTGGGGCTGGTTGATACGCCCGGTGACGAACAGCGGAATTGCCAGGCTGGCCTTGAAGGTGCCGGCTTCACGGGCCAGGTACGCAGCTTCGATGGCCATCGGCGGGACGATATGCACGGCGCCGCCGAGCGAGGCCGAGGTGCCCGCGACGATATGCACATAGTCCAACGCTGCTTGCAGCGCCTGCACCGCGGACAAGGATTCGTCTTCACTAAGGCCTTCGGCATCGCGCTCGTCGGCGCTGATACGCAGGCCGATGATAAAGTCAGGCGCGGTCGCGGCGCGCACTGCAGCAATCACTTCACGGACAAAGCGCAAGCGCTGCTCAAGCCCGCCGTTGTAGCCATCGGTGCGCCGGTTGACCCGCGGGTTGATGAACTGCGCGGGCAGATAGCCGTGGCTGGCGACCACTTCTACGCCATCGAGCCCGGCCTGGTGCAGGCGGCGGGCGGCATCGGCGTAGCCTTGGACGATTTCGTCGATCATCGCCTGGTCCAGGGCGCGCGGCATGACCCGGAAGCGTTCATTGGGCACCGCCGAGGCTGAGTACGCCACCGCCAGCAGGCCATCGCTGGATTCCATGATTTCCCGCCCGGGGTGAAAAATCTGCGATAGCACCACGGTGCCATGGGCATGGCAGGTGTCGGCCAGGCGCCGGTAACCCTCGATGCAGGCGTCGTCGGTGGCCATCAGCACGTGGGAGGTGTAGCGCGCACTGTCGTGCACCCCGGCCACTTGCAGCACGATAAGGCCGACACCGCCTTCAGCGCGGGCCTTGTGGTAGGCAATCAGACGTTCATTGACCAGGTTGTCGGTGGGGATCGAGGTGTCGTGCCCGCTGGACATGATGCGGTTCTTCAGGCGTTTGCCACGGATGTGCAGCGGTTCGAACAGGTGCTTGAAGGTCGACATGGGGTACAGGCTCCAGCGGTTTGTAGTTTTTATTTTTCTATAAAAGTGTACCGTAAGTAAAAAATCAACTTGTTTTTTTACTAGCCATTGACTAGTTTTCGATTCACCCCGAGTCCTGGGGCGTACCTCACCAACAACAAGAAAAAGGACCGCCTCCCACGCGGTACCAGCATGAGGAATCACCGATGACATCGAA is a window of Pseudomonas sp. DG56-2 DNA encoding:
- a CDS encoding FAD-dependent oxidoreductase; translated protein: MSTFKHLFEPLHIRGKRLKNRIMSSGHDTSIPTDNLVNERLIAYHKARAEGGVGLIVLQVAGVHDSARYTSHVLMATDDACIEGYRRLADTCHAHGTVVLSQIFHPGREIMESSDGLLAVAYSASAVPNERFRVMPRALDQAMIDEIVQGYADAARRLHQAGLDGVEVVASHGYLPAQFINPRVNRRTDGYNGGLEQRLRFVREVIAAVRAATAPDFIIGLRISADERDAEGLSEDESLSAVQALQAALDYVHIVAGTSASLGGAVHIVPPMAIEAAYLAREAGTFKASLAIPLFVTGRINQPQEAELILARGQADVCGMTRALICDPQMPNKTDSGHAEDVRACIACNQACIGHFHRGLPISCIQHPETGREQQFGELQAAPVRKRVMVAGGGPAGMKAAAVAAARGHAVTLYEARAQLGGQVQLAQLLPRRAEFGGASTNLQREMQLAGVEVVRNARVDRALVEREKPDVVIVATGAEPYWPAFERGGELQVVDAWQVLREEVSLGRSVLVVDWRCDWIGPGIAERLVRAGHRVQLAVNGTHCGESLPLYVRDQMAGELHKLGIDITPYARLYGCDDNTVYLQHTASGEPMIVENIDTLVLCQGHQPVDTLVDELAGLVEVKRIGDCLAPRTAEEAIYEGLKVAWTL